ACGCCGGATTGGAGACCGCTCAGTGGTGGATCTCCGCCAGCGCCAGCTGGGCGTCGATGCGTTCGAAGAAGATCAGCTTCGCCGCCGCCGTGAGCGATGTGCTGACCAAGTATCCCTACTTCCTCAGCGTGCCGATCCAGACCAGCGCCGATTTCGAGGACGGGATGGTGGCCTACGGCTACGGCATCCTGCTCGAGCACATCGAGCAGCGCGTTCCAAACTTCGTCTCCGACGCGTTCACTCGGCTTGTCGCCCGGCAAGGCGCGTCCCTGGGACAGCGGCTCTACGAGTATCTGGCCCAGGCGCTCGGAACCAGTTACGGTGACTTCATCAAGGCCGTCATGCTGGGCGCCATACCGAAGACCCCGCCGTGGCCGACAGGCGGTATCGAGGACGGCGATACGACCACCACGGTGTTCGTCCGCCCCACCGCTCGCATCGGCGATATCCAGCAGAAGGTCGAACGGTTCACGCAGCCCTACCAGCGTTTCGGCGAGCACCACTTCACCGCGGCCGTGGCTCCGCTCACCACCCGCTTCTTCCGGGTCGACGCTCTGGATGTCAAGGAGGCTCGGCACCTGGGCCTCCGCATCACCGACAAGGGTGTGCCCTCGGATCAAGCCTGGGTCATCTCCATCCCCACCCGGGGTGGCGCATCCCAGATCAAGCGCCACGTCGCCCAGGGCACGGTCATCAACGGCATGGGCCGGGAAAACGCGTCCGTGTGGGTGGCTGTCTTCAATGCGGACGCCGAGAACGAGAAGCGGTACGACGTGGCGATCGAGGTCACCCGGCGGCAGCCGGGGACGGCGAGCTTCAGAAAGCGCTAGCCGGGCTTGGGCGTCGGCGCCCCCGGCGGTGCGGCGGGAGCGGGCGCCTTGGGATCGCGCTCGAACGGACTACGACGGACCCCGAGCTTCTGAGCGATCTGGCTGATCGGCTGAACGGAATCCATGAGCCGGTTCAGCACCACGGCGATCTCGTCCCGGTCCGTGCGCAGGCGCTCGTGCTCCTTACGCAGCTCCTCCAGCTCTCGGCGGAGATCAGCCACCTCTTTGCGTAGCTTTTCGGATTCTCGCTCGAGCTCTACCACGCGGGCGGCCGCCGTGTCGCCGTGCAGGAGCGGAGGCAGGTGCGGAAGCAGGCGAAGCCCGTCCTGCACCCAGTGCGCCACCTTTTCGCGCGTCTCGGCGGCCGGAATCCCGTCCATCTCGGTGCTCCTCCCGCATGGGCCCTGCCGCATGCACACGAAGCCCACAAATGCTGACTTTTTAGCAGGCTAGCACGCGGCCCCGGACGCCACGGCGCAAAATCGTCTCGGGCATCCGGTTGTCGGCGGGCCGGCCTCAGGGAGCGCCCAGGCGGCCCCAGCCAGGCAGCTTCAGCGCCGGCTCCTTTACGTCGAGCCCGAAGGTCAATCCGAGCAGATTGACCTCCAGACCCTCCTCCCAGCCGGCCAGGACGCCGGCCACACCCAGGACGGACAGTTGCACGCCGCGGCCGCTGGGGGTGACGGCCATCAGCCATCCATCGGGGAGGAAGTCCTTGCCAATCGCGGTGGGGGGTAGCTCGAGGCGAAGCTCGGGCACGGCCCGACCGATGTAAGCGACGAAGGTGTTGCTGTTGGGGCCGGGCCAGGTCCGGTAGCTGCGGGGATAGGGATAGCTCGCAATGGCAGCCTCGATCTTCGTGATGAGCGCATCCACACCGTCGCCACGCCGGTCGACGAGCAGGAGAGGGCGGCTTCCGAACCAGTAGTTGTCCGGACCCGTGCGATTGATCCGGATGGCGGGCAGTCCCCGGTCGACGCCCCAGCCGATCACCTCGTACCGGGTATAGGCCGACGCCTCCCGAGGCTTCAGGACGATCCAGCTGTGAACGGCGAGGGCGGCGCGCCAGCCGACCGTCCGCGCCACGTACACCTGCACGACGGGCTCGGGGGTGCTCGCCGGTGAGGGCGCCAGCCCGCTGGCATCGCGTCGCGCCTGCCGCCAGTCTCCGCGCTCGAGGACGGCGCAGCCGGCCAGGCAGGCGAGCGCCAGCAGCGCCGACCACGTGGCCCTCGAAGTGCGTCGCATCGCGCGATACGATACAGCACTTGTCTCAGACGCGCCCGGCGAACCACCAACCGGCTCGCGACGCCGGAGGCGAAGGAGGTCGTCCCGCGAGGTGACGACCGCGCTCGACGCCGCCGTGCTGACCGGGCTGCGCGCGCAGCGCTTCCGGCACCGGCCGCCCCTGCGCGTGCGCGGTCTGCAGAGCGCGCTGGGCTTCATTACCGATGTGGGTTTCTGCTCCACCTTCTATCGCTTTCCCGAGGGGGTGGCGTGCCTCTGGGAGGCCGTGGTGGGCCGCCCGCGGCCGCGTTGGCCTCGCCACTCCCATCACGACCCCGGTGTCGGCCTGACCTGGGACCTGAAGGATCGCTTGCCGGCGGCCCGGCACGTCTACTACGGCAAGGCCATCAGAGCTCGCCCCGTGCTCATCGCCCTCGACCTGCTGCCCGCCTTCTACGCGCTGGTGCGAGGCCGCCAGCGGGCCCGCCACTATCGCGCGGAGTACGCGGCAGGTCATCTGAGCCTGACGGCGCGCCGGTTGATGGACGTGCTCATCGCGGAGCATCCGCAGTACACGCGGGACCTGCGCGCCCACGCCTTCATGCTGGAGCCGGCCAAGACCCGCGAGTTCGAGCGAGCCATGGGCGAGCTGCAACAGGGGTTCTGGGTGGTCAAGACGGAGGAACGTTACGAGCCGACGTTTTCCTATCGCTGGGACCTGCTGGAGTCCTGGCTGCCGGACGCGGTCGCCGAGGGACGACGACTGGGTCGTGAGGCGGCCCTGGACCGCCTGCTCGAGCGGTACCTGCGCGGAGCGGTCTTCAGCTGCCGGCGTGACCTCGCCCGACTCTTCGGCCTGCCCACCGAGGAGGTGACGGCGGCGATCGGTCGGCTGGCGCGGGCAGGCGCGGTGCTGGGCGACAGCCGGGTCGACCCCTGGCCCGGCCGCTGGGTGGTCCACCGTGCTTGGGTATGAACATCAGGTCATACAGGCCGCTGGCACGGAATCCGCATCCCGGACGAGGCATGACAACGGTGGTCGGTGTGTTCAGGGACAGCGAAGCGGCGAAACGGGCTGCGGATGGTCTGGCGGCGCTCGGTCTGCGGCGGGACAGGATCACGGTGTTGTTCCCCGGGGAGCACGAGCGACTCCACAGCGAGGTTCCCACGACGGCGGGCGAGCCGCCAGGGGTCGGTACGGCCCTGGGCGGCGTCGTGGGTGGCGCGACCGGAGCCTCAGCCGGGGTGCAGGCGGGTGCCCTCATCGGCGTCTTCGTCCCGGGGATCGGGCCGGTGTTCGCCCTTGGAGCGCTGGGCGCCCTCCTCCTGGGGGCAGCGGGAGCCGCGGTGGGCAAGGCCTTCGACAACGCCCCCGAGGGCGTGCCGATGGACGAGCTCTTCGTCTATGAAGAGCTGCTCGGGCAGGGGCAGGCGCTGGTGATCGCCCTGCCCGAGGACGAGACGCAGGCCGAGCTGATCCGGCAGCGCCTCGCCCAGGCCGGCGCCGAGGCTCTCGATAACGCTCGGCATCGCTGGTGGCTGGGCCTGCGTGAGACCGAAGCGCATTCCTACACGGCCGAGGGCGGTGATTTCACGCGCGACGAGGCCGACTATCGTCTGGGCTTCGAGGCCGCGCTCGGAATCGGGCGTGGAGCGGCCTACGGTGACGTCATCGATGAGCTCCGGAGTCGCTATCCCGAAGCCTATAGCCGCCCGGCCTTTCAGCGCGGGTACGAGCGGGGGCTGCGCCACGCCGCCGCCCGACGGCAGACGCGTCGGGTCGCCTGAAACCGTCAGGAGGACACATGACATCGTGGGTCCGGGAAGTCGTCGACACACTGCCCTTCGAGCGCCGACGCAACGTCTCGACGATGCCGTACGGCGCCGGGGGCCTCGTGATGCTGGCCCTGGCCGTGGGAGCGGGGCTCATGTACCTGTTCGACCCCGAGCTCGGCGCCCGCCGCCGATCCCGGCTGCTCACGCTCCTCGATGATCTCGGACGCCGCTCCAGCGGGTTGCTGGGAGGCGCCTCCCGCGACGTTCTCGGTGGGGGCGCCCGCCGGCTGGGGGTGGTCCGCCGGGCTAGCCGCCCGGAAGCTCAATCACCCTGAAAGGCGGGCGCTCCGGAAACACCCGCTGGAGCACGGGCACGGCGACGTTGTACACGGGAATGTCGCCCCGGGTGCGTCCGTCGGGGCTGCCCTGATGCGCGTGTCCGTGCATCACCGCGGTGACCGAATACCGGGTGAGAGGTTCCTCCAGGCGGCTCGAGCCGAGAAACGGCAGGAGCTCGGGCGCCTCCCCCTTCGTCGTCGCCTCGATCGGTGAG
The DNA window shown above is from Candidatus Methylomirabilota bacterium and carries:
- a CDS encoding DUF3750 domain-containing protein, with protein sequence MRRTSRATWSALLALACLAGCAVLERGDWRQARRDASGLAPSPASTPEPVVQVYVARTVGWRAALAVHSWIVLKPREASAYTRYEVIGWGVDRGLPAIRINRTGPDNYWFGSRPLLLVDRRGDGVDALITKIEAAIASYPYPRSYRTWPGPNSNTFVAYIGRAVPELRLELPPTAIGKDFLPDGWLMAVTPSGRGVQLSVLGVAGVLAGWEEGLEVNLLGLTFGLDVKEPALKLPGWGRLGAP
- a CDS encoding crosslink repair DNA glycosylase YcaQ family protein, which codes for MTTALDAAVLTGLRAQRFRHRPPLRVRGLQSALGFITDVGFCSTFYRFPEGVACLWEAVVGRPRPRWPRHSHHDPGVGLTWDLKDRLPAARHVYYGKAIRARPVLIALDLLPAFYALVRGRQRARHYRAEYAAGHLSLTARRLMDVLIAEHPQYTRDLRAHAFMLEPAKTREFERAMGELQQGFWVVKTEERYEPTFSYRWDLLESWLPDAVAEGRRLGREAALDRLLERYLRGAVFSCRRDLARLFGLPTEEVTAAIGRLARAGAVLGDSRVDPWPGRWVVHRAWV